AGCatgcaaaatttttaaatttctgctAGTGGCCAGGAGATGCATAGTGCTTTTTCTCTGTGAGTTTGAAGTACATTGTTGCTGATAGATGTTGATGATAAGCAAAAAGATGTAAAACTTTGTGTGCAATGGACTAGTCCTGTAGTTTTTTACTCAAATCCCTGGTTAGGTGGGTGTTGAAGTTGATCATCatcaaaaattttattcatcaaaaaaaaaaaaaaaaaaaagggcaattTTAAGTGAAACTTGAGCGATGATGAAAGCTATCTTCTGCAACTTTTCTAATTTCATTTCCATCCTTTCAGGGAATATGCTATGCTGGCATTTGAATTTCCAATGACGTCTATGTAGGTTGACATTAATGTTATTGTAGTGTATAAAAACCGACAGATTCATTTTTCTTCGTGCAACTAGTCTGTGCGTGGGTTGTATTCTtcttatgatttttagaagcAAAGGTTAATAGAACTCTTTTCCCAGTTAAAGGAGTTAATGGGAGGTTCTCCTAAAATTGTGAAGTTGAAATAAAGACTACAGATTTTGATCACAATGGACTGACTGAAATCAGGGTTCTAAGTTGTTCTGCTGATTTTAGACTTTTAGAAATCATTGGTTGGTTGAAAATTATATAGCACTCTATGCTTGATAATATCAAAGCGTCTGGTCAGTGTTTATCCAACATGTTTAACACCTGAATGCTTTTTGTATGTATGTTTACCTGTTTAAGGCACCCTAATATCAGCAGTCAAAGTGGAGCAATTTGCCTGGACATCTTGAAGGACCAGTGGAGCCCAGCTTTAACTCTGAAGACAGCCCTTCTTTCTGTACAAGCACTGCTTTCCGCGCCTGAACCTGATGACCCTCAAGATGCTGTAGTAGCACAACAGGTCTTTAATTTAATTCAGTGCTTTGATGTGAATGTTGCAGTAGCTTagaaataataagaattttttttaagtaagatTCTCATCTCATACTATATTAGCGTCTGTATGTGGATGGTGCAGTATCTTAGAGACTATCAAACTTTTATCGGCACAGCTCGTTACTGGACAGAAACTTTTGCCAAGGCATCATCTCTTGGAGTTGAGGAAAAGGTATGTTGCAGTCTCTCTGTCGTggtatctttctctctctctctctctctctccacggGTGAATGTAATTTATGGGAAAGAGCAGATACATACCTGCATGACTTATCTGTCAGTATCTTCATGATTGAAAAAGTATCATCTTCAATTATAGAATGTACTTTTTGTATCAGGCATGTCAATACCTTTTTGTAATGTCCTCCTTTCTTGAATCATTCATTTGCATAATGTAGTAGTATGTATACATCAATGGCAATATGGGTAAAGCCAGTGTTGGAATGGTACAGGTGCAAAAACTTGCGGAGATGGGCTTCCCGGAAGCTCTTGTGAGAAGTACTCTGGAAGCAGTTGGTGGTGATGAAAACTTGGCTCTTGAAAAGCTTTGCTCTGGCTAGGGTGTGCACCAGCTGCCAACTTTTTTACTCGTTAAGTTTTATGGACCACTCACCATGAGGCTGGAAATTATACCCACAGTTATTTAACTTGGAATAGCTTAGTTTTgcctttaatttatttcttgtgAACTACTTTTTCTCGGACATATCATTTCTTATGATATAACTGGATCGATATCATGGTATATCTACTTATTGTCAAGCAACCTCTGCAATGCAGAGGGTGTTGTCGTCTACACTATCAATCTATAGATGGAGCTGAAATGTTCCAAATTCAAGAAGGAATTTGTCCCACGAAGCACCttgttttaatcaaataatgacttttttctctctattccATACGGGGGAAAGAGGAATAATCAACCAATGAGTTGATGAAAAAGATGGAAAACTACTGAAATTCTTGGGTCAAAAAGGCAAGGGGACTCACAAGGGGTAACAATTCATTATTTGAGTGTCGGTTTTGGTTGCGTTGAGGTATGCATATAAAATTATACAcaagttaattataattaaattcatttaattaaatgggttagattacttaattttaactcattaattttgtgttatttgCATCAAGTCATATTAAAGATTACAGTTTAGGCTAAAATTTATTGCAGTTGGTGCAGGAATGACACCATCTCTGTTTTATTCTTTATTCGATCAGCcttcagctctctctctctctctctcttctttccagTATTTTAGGCACTACTATATTGGAAATATAAAAGGATTTGATCTGCGAGATTCTTTTCGGTTTGTTTTCAGAGTGTAAATAAAATTCGTGGATCTTATTGATCCACATTAAACGACAACAATGTTAGAGCAAAAGGTTCTGCGCTCTCTCACCAATGGCAAACATGCTCCATTTGggcaataaaattaaaatagcagAAAACCACGGAACCTCATGCCTCATGCTGCCTTGAGGAAAATATGTATGAATAATACGTAGccaagtttgtttgtttgtttctacGCAGTATCAAGCCCTCTTCTTCCCCAGGCCTATTCCTTTTACTTTACCCTGTCAAAGTTGCAGACTGGAGTTAACCATTTACATTCCTGTGGAGGTCCTAGGTAGTGACTTTTGACAAAGGGAAAATGTACTCTCTTTGCAAAACTTATTATACAAGTAAGA
This genomic interval from Corylus avellana chromosome ca3, CavTom2PMs-1.0 contains the following:
- the LOC132176482 gene encoding ubiquitin-conjugating enzyme E2 27, with translation MIDFARVQKELQECSRDIEASGIRVSPKSDNLGCLIGTIPGPIGTPYEGGTFQIDISLPDGYPFEPPKMQFATKVWHPNISSQSGAICLDILKDQWSPALTLKTALLSVQALLSAPEPDDPQDAVVAQQYLRDYQTFIGTARYWTETFAKASSLGVEEKVQKLAEMGFPEALVRSTLEAVGGDENLALEKLCSG